A region of the Ranitomeya imitator isolate aRanImi1 chromosome 10, aRanImi1.pri, whole genome shotgun sequence genome:
GACAATTCCATGGAAGCCATCTTTAACAGCATACCATGTGACCGGGACTCCATTGTCCTCCAGACGTTTTTTGTAGAGTATCCCATCATCACGAAGAACATCAAACTCACATGTTAGTATGTAGGCTTGTGGTAGTTGCCGGATTACAGCATCATCGGACAACAATGGGGAACATGGAAGGTCAAGAGTTATCTTAACTTTCTCATAAATCTCTTTATTAAAGGGTGCCATGATGTGAGGTTTGTAGCCTTTGACCTTTAATTCCTCAGATCTCAACCACTTACCTAATGTTTGCCTTATTTCAGGAGGAACATGGCTGCCCTTTATAATTTCTTTTGATAAAGAACGATCACTACTTATATAGGTAATTACGTAGAGTAGAGCATGTTCTTGGCTTAACAATGGGACCATCTTGTTTTGTTGGTACGAAGGTAAATTGAAGTCCGCCATCTGGAGCACTGGGTATATCAGCACTTGGGCAAGAGGCTTTGGAATATCTGATCTACCCACAAGAGCTTGACAAACCCCAGCTGTAAGATTGCCCCCGGCACTGTCTCCACATATTATAACAGAAGAAGGATCAACTCCATGTTCTTGCGCCGTCTTCAGAAAGTGAACTGTAGCCAATACACAGTCATCAAATGCAGCCGGGCATCTGTGTTCTGGTGCCAGGCGGTAcctaaaatattaaaatataaaacatattttataTTGGACCTTTGTCATTTAGAAAACAAGGGTCAATATTTGGATAATAAAGACCACCATATGCACTGTTCACCACCTCAACCCATTTCATATAGTTTGTAGTCATCTTGCATAGTATGACCCAATGAACACGACCAATGGTCAAGCTAAGTACCTGagatggagaaacattttttttagcTACTTTCGACCCTAAGGGTATGGACGCTGCTTACTTACATGCTTCTAGGTcttctgcacataccctaagtgataGTGGTCCTGAGATGGGAATCCTCTGTACAAGGACAGACGTTGTCTGAAGCAGGTAGCACTGTTCCATGTAGTTAAAATACAATGAAATACAGCTTTCGTTTTCCCAAAATGGGAGCTGAAATTTGAGTTATTGCCTTGtatattttcagcatttttttgctttttaatcGATCTCCCCTACAGGCATTTTGTATGAAAATGAATATAGTTGCAGCAGGTCCCCCAAAAAAACAATCAGATTTCAACTATGATCAACTTTAATTGAATTGGTTGCTTTAGACAAATCCTTTTTATCCACACTAATTGTCACTATACCTGCAAACTGAAGTGGTAAAAATCCCATATCATCATCACTACATCATTACATTAATTAAACCATCAGGAAATGTTAGAGGAATGTTGTCACCTTACCCAACAGAAACAACCACGGCTCCGGAATTCTTGGTTACGTATCGGCATAAACTTTCATGGGTGTCTAAACCACATAAACAAGAGATTAGTTATTAGTGTCCATCTTTTTTGTCAGTGGttaagacattaatggctgtgtgtgagttatttagagggcacaccaaatttacactgttatacaagctgtacactgactactttacattgtatcaaagtgtcatatcttcagtgttgtcccatgaaaagatataataaactatttacaaaaatgtcaggggtgtactcacttttgtgagagATAC
Encoded here:
- the LOC138651497 gene encoding arylacetamide deacetylase-like 4, which produces MLGVIIIFLVLGILLFLGVTWYESSKAEYPPGIANPKFLRTAHTFVVGSFILGKFLDKLGVWNVAGPNNFLQKILMPKLKEDQEIFTKDLQFGGVPVRVYQPRSPSAGGRKGVMFFHGGGFMLGSIDTHESLCRYVTKNSGAVVVSVGYRLAPEHRCPAAFDDCVLATVHFLKTAQEHGVDPSSVIICGDSAGGNLTAGVCQALVGRSDIPKPLAQVLIYPVLQMADFNLPSYQQNKMVPLLSQEHALLYVITYISSDRSLSKEIIKGSHVPPEIRQTLGKWLRSEELKVKGYKPHIMAPFNKEIYEKVKITLDLPCSPLLSDDAVIRQLPQAYILTCEFDVLRDDGILYKKRLEDNGVPVTWYAVKDGFHGIVNCFNEPDMVSGKLAVDNVITYIKNL